From one Dysidea avara chromosome 9, odDysAvar1.4, whole genome shotgun sequence genomic stretch:
- the LOC136266357 gene encoding uncharacterized protein, whose amino-acid sequence MIFAVILVLLTSVCICGGQQPSVQCRAANTTLMNDADCHRAYLGFLFGVGLGADTDQSFFDQVCKEGTCRSEILEFQNSCAGIEDVDDAVASIAFGCIPHEMAGSCLNVSIDNEGGLLGFILTYLIGDVGVCLRQFYTGMCSEGCKQNVTRFVNQWGCCYAELIRLLAQEPDEFSPVHYGVSVRDYFTFCDLPVPTFCMDGPTPPPNQCAMAIRQVFSSDDLCTTTWRQLIAGNSSNDSITTLLRTPGCAERLQNYVTTCEFFDSENTISLLLQLTAQFGNVINHRNGQRCSAGFPGVFDALSLTSPTLQPCFTDLGIGMCSNACKQFLTESVRSYGCCFNEGARIYYTAEYPDDDDDDEDDDDDDDDDDDLSGVFQAITVTLYALCGIQSPGFCTQGPTAPPLSPCESAGLSLFGQGDSCGTAVQAIFELEGLEEEGGNVSFTEVDKMFGTLCSTPRCRQRLINYFTACVEDDDDPQQAIRYYTDFGCRRNDMGSCFALLATNTPLRALQDGDACESVVDPVNPSCSSNCTQVVQAAVDATGCCSLEFTYVGLSSSDIIITPEQAYAFCSVTNPGRCVLQAAAATGAAITDTANVLLVSILLLLISLII is encoded by the exons ATGATATTCGCTGTTATTCTTGTTTTGCTCACCTCTGTTTGCATTTGTGGCGGGCAGCAGCCATCCGTGCAATGCAGGGCAGCAAATACTACTTTAATGAATGACGCCGACTGCCATAGAGCATATCTGGGATTTCTGTTTGGAGTCGGTCTTGGTGCTGATACCGATCAAAGTTTCTTCGATCAAGTGTGCAAGGAGGGTACTTGTAGGTCAGAAATACTGGAGTTTCAAAACAGCTGCGCTGGAATAGAAGAC GTGGATGATGCTGTTGCATCTATTGCATTTGGATGTATTCCACATGAAATGGCTGGATCCTGTCTGAATGTATCAATTGACAATGAAGGAGGTTTACTTGGATTCATCTTGACCTACCTA ATTGGTGATGTTGGTGTCTGTCTAAGACAGTTCTATACTGGAATGTGTTCTGAAGGATGTAAGCAG AACGTGACACGATTTGTCAATCAATGGGGATGTTGTTATGCTGAATTAATTAGGTTGCTGGCGCAAGA ACCTGATGAGTTTTCACCAGTCCATTATGGTGTCAGTGTAAGAGATTACTTCACATTTTGTGATTTGCCAGTACCAACATTTTGTATG GATGGTCCTACTCCACCACCTAATCAATGTGCTATGGCTATCAGACAAGTGTTCTCATCAGATGATCTGTGTACAACCACCTGGAGACAACTGATAGCTGGCAACTCATCTAATGACAGTATTACTACTTTACTGCGAACACCTGGTTGTGCAGAAAGACTTCAAAATTATGTAACAACATGTGAATTTTTCGACTCTGAA AATACAATTAGTTTACTCTTGCAATTAACTGCTCAATTTGGAAACGTGATCAATCACCGGAATGGACAACGTTGTTCTGCAGGTTTTCCTGGTGTTTTTGATGCTTTATCTCTAACCAGTCCT ACTCTTCAACCGTGCTTTACTGACCTTGGTATTGGAATGTGCTCTAATGCTTGTAAGCAG TTCCTTACTGAATCAGTGAGGTCTTATGGTTGCTGTTTTAATGAGGGAGCAAGAATCTATTATACAGC GGAGTAtccagatgatgatgatgatgatgaagatgatgatgatgatgatgatgatgatgatgatctcaGTGGAGTATTTCAAGCCATTACTGTAACGTTGTATGCCCTATGTGGGATCCAGTCACCAGGATTTTGTACACAG GGACCTACTGCTCCACCTCTCTCTCCTTGTGAATCTGCTGGTTTATCACTGTTTGGTCAAGGAGATAGTTGTGGTACTGCTGTGCAGGCTATTTTTGAGCTTGAAGGTTTAGAAGAGGAAGGAGGGAATGTTTCATTCACTGAAGTTGACAAGATGTTTGGTACACTTTGCTCAACCCCAAGATGTAGACAACGTCTGATTAATTACTTCACAGCCTGTGTAGAG GATGATGATGATCCTCAGCAGGCTATAAGATACTACACAGATTTTGGTTGCCGCAGAAATGACATGGGAAGCTGTTTTGCCTTGTTGGCAACTAATACTCCCCTCAGAGCTCTCCAAGATGGTGAT GCCTGTGAGTCTGTGGTAGATCCTGTTAACCCAAGTTGCAGCAGTAACTGCACGCAG GTTGTTCAAGCTGCTGTAGATGCAACGGGATGTTGTTCTTTGGAATTCACTTATGTGGGATT ATCTAGTTCAGATATTATTATCACTCCTGAACAAGCATATGCATTTTGCTCTGTTACTAATCCCGGAAGATGTGTACTG CAAGCTGCTGCTGCCACTGGTGCTGCAATCACAGATACAGCTAATGTTCTGTTGGTGTCCATCCTTTTGTTATTGATAAGCCTGATTATCTGA